The window AGTCACTGTTGATTTACCATTGGAGCCAGTAATCGCCACAATGGGCGCAACCGCCTCAGCAGCAAATAAATCAATATCACCACAAACCTGCACACCCTTAGCCACCGCCTCTGCGATAGCTGGCTCCTCTAACGCCACCCCCGGATTGACCACCAAGCGCTCTGCATTAGCTAATAATGTCGGATTGAAATCACCCAGCGTCAACGATACATCAGGAAATTCAGCCTTAAATGCATCGAGACCTGGGGGTAATTGACGACTATCAACAACAGCAAAGGGTAGCTGCTTACGTGATAAATAACGTGCGCAGGACAGCCCGGTGAGCCCCAGACCCACTACAACTTGCTGATTAGTCGTTACGCTTACTTGCACGTTTTTTTCCTTTATCTACTAACGTAATTTCAATGTTGCTAAACCAAACAACACCAACATCACTGTAATAATCCAAAACCGCACAATCACCCGCGGCTCTGGCCAACCTTTTAATTCAAAATGATGATGAATGGGTGCCATCCGAAATATGCGCCTACCAGTCAGCTTGAAAGAAGCCACTTGCAAAATAACCGAGACAGTTTCTAAAACAAAAATTCCGCCCATGATAAAAAATACTATTTCATGGCGCACAATGACCGCCACCACACCGAGTGCTGCACCCAGTGCTAACGCACCTACGTCGCCCATAAAAATTTGCGCCGGGTAAGTGTTAAACCACAAAAACCCCAAACCGGCTCCAGCAAGTGCTCCACAAAACACAACCAACTCACCGGTACCGGCAATGTAAGGAATAAACAAATAACTGGAAAAGGTGACGTTACCGACCAGGTAAGCAATGATGCCCAACGCAGACCCCACCATCACTGTTGGCATAATGGCCAAGCCATCCAAACCATCGGTCAAGTTAACAGCGTTGCTGGAGCCTACAATCACGAAATAAGTCAGTACGATATAAAACCACCCCAAATCCAAAGCAAAATCTTTTAGGAAAGGCAAAAATAATTGTGTTTCGGCCGGTGACGATGCCTGACTATATAAAAATATTGCCGCCCCCAAACCTGCAACTGATTGCCAGAAATATTTCCAGCGGGCAGGTAAACCTCGGGAATTTTTTTCAATTACTTTGCGATAATCATCAACCCAACCCACAGCACCAAAAATAAAAGTAACAACAACTACCGTCCACACATACGGGCTGCGAAGGTCAGACCACAACAATGTACTTAATAAAATAGCGACTAAAATTAAAGCGCCACCCATGGTTGGCGTACCGGATTTACTTAAGTGCGACTCTGGCCCATCGTTACGAACTGATTGACCAATCTGATGATAATTAAGACGCCGGATCATATAGGGGCCGCACATCAAGCTAATACCCAACGCAGTTAAAATCCCCAGAATCCCGCGCACGGTAAGATAATTAAAGACTTGAAAAGCACTGATGTATTGGGACAAAAAGTCCGCTAGCAATAGCAACATTAGTGCTGCCCCCCATTATTTTTTATTAAGGCAGCTACCACTCTTTCCATCCGTGCACTGCGCGAACCTTTTACTAAAATCGCTGAGGCGGTAGTGAATTGCTCAAGATCAGCTAGCAACCCCGCCATTTCCTGATACGCACAGCCGCCACCAAAAACACTGGTCATTAGCTTCCCGTACTCGCCTACTACCAGTAATTTTTCTATACCTTTAGCCCGAGCATAGGCCGCCACATCATGATGACCCTGTTCTGCCATAGCGCCCAACTCACCCATCGTGCCCAGCACCAACCAACGCTCACCAGCAAAACCTGCCAAGACATCAATCGCCGCCTTCACTGAGTCAGGG is drawn from Oceanicoccus sp. KOV_DT_Chl and contains these coding sequences:
- the mraY gene encoding phospho-N-acetylmuramoyl-pentapeptide-transferase, which gives rise to MLLLLADFLSQYISAFQVFNYLTVRGILGILTALGISLMCGPYMIRRLNYHQIGQSVRNDGPESHLSKSGTPTMGGALILVAILLSTLLWSDLRSPYVWTVVVVTFIFGAVGWVDDYRKVIEKNSRGLPARWKYFWQSVAGLGAAIFLYSQASSPAETQLFLPFLKDFALDLGWFYIVLTYFVIVGSSNAVNLTDGLDGLAIMPTVMVGSALGIIAYLVGNVTFSSYLFIPYIAGTGELVVFCGALAGAGLGFLWFNTYPAQIFMGDVGALALGAALGVVAVIVRHEIVFFIMGGIFVLETVSVILQVASFKLTGRRIFRMAPIHHHFELKGWPEPRVIVRFWIITVMLVLFGLATLKLR
- a CDS encoding glutamate ligase domain-containing protein, which gives rise to MAGASLGQVKAGLEQLVPVAGRLKTIALAKQTLIDDSYNANPDSVKAAIDVLAGFAGERWLVLGTMGELGAMAEQGHHDVAAYARAKGIEKLLVVGEYGKLMTSVFGGGCAYQEMAGLLADLEQFTTASAILVKGSRSARMERVVAALIKNNGGQH